In Glandiceps talaboti chromosome 4, keGlaTala1.1, whole genome shotgun sequence, a single window of DNA contains:
- the LOC144434432 gene encoding uncharacterized protein LOC144434432, which translates to MAAKSRKQRGSDNGSQNQHQKLHQHRSKGAHRRERYKASSEKDSEEVSFGSDFSDRKLILIAVMAGIIGTLHGQSGKFINPLLNRNYTSHIIIQWVILVVGRYMFKLAKNPTQKPVFEKLIEK; encoded by the exons atggctgccaagaGTAGGAAACAACGCGGGTCCGATAATGGGAGTCAAAACCAACACCAAAAGTTGCACCAACATCGATCGAAAGGTGCACACAGGAGAGAAAGATATAAAGCAAGTTCTGAGAAAGATAGCGAAGAAGTATCTTTCGGATCCGACTTTAGCGACAGGAAACTTATTTTGATAGCTGTCATGG CCGGTATCATTGGAACATTACATGG CCAGTCAGGAAAATTTATAAATCCTCTCCTAAACAGAAATTATACTTCACATATCATCATTCAATGGGTTATATTAGTTGTTGGAAGATATATGTTCAAACTTGCTAAAAATCCTACACAAAAACCagtatttgaaaaattaatagaaaagtga
- the LOC144433596 gene encoding protein C-mannosyl-transferase DPY19L1-like, which yields MFENDRFFSHLSDLEREMTFRTEMGLYYSYYKTIIQAPTFLDGLNSVMRDNITEYPDTINVLKRFNLWPEVVLAAGFRVFDSVTKSLKIQTKICYTVNRGNDLPPVPNCEGVGDQAYFYINGVFLENGLTMSVIFLFGVYLSKSIIGGLLAVTCFFFNHGEATRVQWTPPLRESFSYPFLVLQMFIVTYTLRIPRPNIRHSLAIAAATVCFMLPWQFAQYALLTQTMAVFGCYVLGYIGSKKIKCILNGQIISLVISFILLFGNEMLLTSFYASCLVTVMAIVMAEPVIERLKHRLLILVTQGILLLVGIGGVKVLLSKMIKVEDDAHIFNIFRSKFSDYKDFHTMLYTCAAEFDFMEEQTPWRFLKTVLLPSCLLAVAVVSFDFLRKEYNEFKNQGNTEESVTEEETEKTTNTEEEREWRSKPDAEVLYNLFELLAFAVMAIIIMRLKLFFTPQLCLFTSLLASQQFFGFIGDKTRHYAILAVLVAGMSVQGVANLQHQWGIRGEYSNQPQEVLLEWINANTSPTSVFAGAMPTMASIKLSTGRPIVNHPHYENVGLRRRTKQVYSIYSRKPFEEVKATLENMGVNYIILEESWCLKSRKTGCSLPEIWDLEDVENKGKQPACKQLKRNPEPYFGKVYENSVYTVLTLHPDTDPLTRPRPDSKRKVSNRKK from the exons ATGTTTGAAAATGACAGATTTTTTTCCCATTTGTCTGACTTGGAAAGAGAAATGACATTCAGAACTGAAATG GGGTTATACTATTCGTATTACAAGACCATTATCCAAGCGCCTACTTTCCTAGATGGTTTGAATTCAGTGATGAGAGATAATATTACAGAGTATCCTGATACTATTAATGTACTCAAGAGATTTAATCTATGGCCAGAG GTAGTTTTGGCAGCTGGTTTTAGGGTATTTGATAGTGTCACCAAGAGTTTAAAAATCCAGACCAAGATTTGCTATACTGTCAACCGAGGTAATGATTTACCACCTGTACCAAACTGTGAAG GGGTTGGTGACCAAGCCTATTTTTATATTAATGGTGTATTTTTGGAGAATGGTCTGACCATGAGTGTAATATTTCTGTTTGGTGTATACCTTAGTAAGAGTATCATAGGAGGACTTCTAGCTGTCACTTGTTTCTTCTTCAATCATGGCGAG gCAACCAGAGTACAGTGGACACCTCCTCTCAGGGAAAGCTTTTCATATCCTTTCTTGGTTCTTCAAATGTTTATAGTAACATATACACTAAG AATTCCCAGACCTAATATCAGGCACTCATTAGCAATAGCTGCAGCAACTGTATGTtttatgttgccatggcaatttGCACAATATGCACTACTTACACAG ACAATGGCCGTCTTTGGTTGTTATGTATTAGGATACATAGGATCCAAGAAGATCAAATGTATTCTGAATGGACAAATA ATTAGTTTGGTAATCAGTTTTATCTTACTGTTTGGCAATGAGATGCTACTTACCTCATTCTATGCATCCTGTCTTGTCACAGTAATG GCGATTGTGATGGCAGAACCTGTCATTGAAAGACTCAAACACAGACTGCTTATATTG GTTACTCAAGGCATTCTACTACTTGTAGGCATAGGAGGTGTCAAGGTCTTACTGTCCAAAATGATCAAAGTAGAAGATGAT GCacacattttcaacattttccGGTCCAAGTTTTCAGACTACAAGGACTTCCACACTATGTTGTATACCTGTGCTGCAGAGTTTGATTTCATGGAGGAACAG ACTCCTTGGAGATTTCTCAAGACTGTATTACTACCAAGTTGTCTTCTTGCAGTAGCAGTTGTTTCATTTGAT TTTCTACGCAAAGAGTACAATGAATTTAAGAACCAGGGAAACACAGAAGAATCAGTCACTGAAGAGGAAACTGAGAAAACTACAAATACTGAAGAAGAGAG GGAATGGAGATCTAAACCCGATGCAGAG GTTCTCTATAATCTCTTCGAATTGTTGGCATTTGCTGTGATGGCTATCATAATAATGCGACTCAAGTTATTTTTCACACCTCAGTTGTGTTTATTCACATCACTTCTTGCAAGTCAACAG TTCTTTGGTTTCATTGGTGATAAAACCAGACATTATGCCATACTAGCTGTACTAGTAGCTGGTATGAGTGTTCAGGGAGTTGCTAACTTACAACACCAGTGGGGTATCAGAGGGGAATATAGTAACCAACCACAAGAAGTTCTTTTAGAATGGATCAATGCTAATACTTCACCTA cGTCAGTATTTGCTGGTGCTATGCCTACCATGGCATCTATCAAATTGTCGACAGGAAGACCTATAGTCAACCATCCACACTATGAGAATGTGGGACTCAG GAGAAGAACAAAGCAAGTGTACTCAATCTATAGCAGAAAACCTTTTGAAGAAGTGAAAGCTACCTTGGAGAATATGGGAGTTAACTACATTATTCTTGAAGAATCTTGGTGTCTTAAAAGTAGAAA AACTGGTTGTTCCCTTCCTGAAATCTGGGACCTTGAGGATGTGGAGAATAAAGGCAAGCAACCAGCGTGTAAACAGCTGAAGAGAAACCCAGAACCGTACTTTGGTAAAGTGTATGAGAACAGTGTCTATACGGTGCTAACATTACATCCAGACACAGATCCTCTGACTAGACCAAGACCTGATTCAAAGAGGAAAGTATCAAACAGGAAGAAATAA